From the Xylanivirga thermophila genome, one window contains:
- the vanG gene encoding D-alanine--D-serine ligase VanG produces MYEKEENRKKIAILFGGCSTEYDVSIQSAYAVIKHLNHELYEGVLIGITRQGEWFRYYGDPERIQDNTWFATGECKPAFISPNREDHGLIEFYEDSFKITRIDAAFPILHGKNGEDGTVQGLLELAGIPIVGCDTLCSALCMDKELAHTVVKSAGIKIPSSIVIKNGMDSEELLSKTRYLSYPLFVKPVRAGSSFGITKVYQKEDLAEAVKTAFEHDEKVIIEESIDGFEVGCAILGNDDLTIGEVDEIELSQGFFDYTEKYTLKSSKIHMPARIDMKTAERIKQTAMIIYRALGCRGFARVDMFLTPSGEIVFNEVNTIPGFTAHSRYPNMLKGVGLSFEEIIEKLIRLATEE; encoded by the coding sequence ATGTATGAAAAAGAAGAAAATAGGAAAAAAATCGCAATTCTATTTGGTGGATGTTCCACTGAGTATGATGTATCAATTCAATCTGCATATGCAGTAATTAAACATCTTAATCATGAGTTGTATGAGGGTGTTTTAATTGGAATTACAAGACAAGGCGAGTGGTTTAGGTATTATGGTGATCCGGAAAGAATTCAGGATAATACATGGTTTGCAACCGGAGAATGTAAGCCTGCTTTTATTTCCCCCAATAGGGAGGATCATGGGCTGATTGAGTTTTATGAAGATAGTTTTAAGATTACAAGGATAGATGCAGCATTTCCAATATTACATGGTAAAAATGGTGAAGATGGTACAGTGCAAGGGTTGCTTGAGCTTGCTGGTATCCCTATTGTTGGTTGTGATACCCTTTGTTCAGCATTATGTATGGATAAGGAGCTTGCACATACTGTGGTTAAATCAGCAGGGATTAAAATACCTTCTTCCATTGTTATTAAAAATGGCATGGATTCTGAAGAGTTATTAAGCAAAACAAGGTATCTTTCATATCCGTTATTTGTAAAACCAGTAAGGGCTGGTTCATCATTTGGTATTACAAAAGTATACCAAAAAGAAGATCTGGCTGAAGCTGTTAAAACTGCTTTTGAACATGATGAAAAAGTTATAATTGAGGAGAGTATTGATGGATTTGAGGTTGGATGCGCTATATTAGGTAATGATGACTTAACTATTGGCGAAGTAGACGAGATAGAATTGTCACAGGGCTTTTTTGATTATACAGAGAAATATACGCTAAAAAGTTCTAAAATCCATATGCCAGCAAGAATTGATATGAAGACAGCGGAACGTATCAAGCAAACAGCTATGATTATATATAGGGCTTTAGGTTGTCGTGGTTTTGCCAGAGTAGATATGTTTTTAACTCCAAGTGGAGAGATTGTTTTTAATGAGGTAAATACGATCCCCGGTTTTACTGCACATAGCCGTTATCCAAATATGCTTAAGGGTGTAGGCCTATCATTTGAGGAAATCATAGAAAAATTGATAAGGTTGGCAACGGAAGAATGA
- the srtB gene encoding class B sortase: protein MRRVIIFICIIVFALSIFQISRYIVDSKKTNDLYGKTAKIYDEGKRDIKKLEKINDNIICWINIPGTKINYPVVKGEDNSYYLNHDIDGNENRHGAIFMDYKNNPKDDKNIIIYGHHMKDGTMFKDLVKFKDKTFFDKNRFIYVDMYDKKIPYEIFSVYITDAYDPYTQISFKDGNDYSNFFNRIKEKSLFPSDVEFSEKETILTLSTCTYEYNDARLVIHARSTE, encoded by the coding sequence ATGCGAAGGGTTATCATTTTTATATGTATAATAGTGTTTGCACTTTCCATATTCCAAATATCAAGGTATATTGTAGACTCTAAAAAGACCAATGATCTATATGGAAAAACTGCAAAGATATATGATGAAGGCAAAAGGGATATAAAAAAGTTAGAAAAAATAAACGATAATATCATATGCTGGATTAATATCCCCGGTACTAAGATAAACTACCCCGTAGTGAAGGGGGAAGATAATTCCTATTATCTTAATCATGATATAGATGGAAATGAAAACAGACATGGTGCAATATTTATGGACTATAAAAATAATCCTAAAGATGATAAAAACATTATAATATATGGTCACCATATGAAGGATGGCACCATGTTTAAGGATCTTGTGAAGTTCAAGGATAAGACATTCTTTGATAAAAATAGGTTCATATATGTAGATATGTATGATAAAAAGATCCCATATGAGATCTTTTCAGTATATATAACAGACGCATATGATCCATATACCCAGATATCTTTTAAGGATGGCAATGACTACTCTAATTTTTTTAACAGGATAAAGGAAAAGTCCCTTTTCCCGTCAGATGTTGAATTTTCGGAAAAAGAGACTATTTTAACCCTCTCTACCTGCACGTATGAATATAATGATGCCAGGCTGGTTATACACGCCCGATCCACAGAATAA
- a CDS encoding ECF transporter S component: MNSRTWSFISLFVIGLSIGGFFILYEKRRMSPKEIALVANLSALAGLGRVPFAAIPSVQPTSFLVIISGYVFGPVTGFAVGALAAVSSNIFLGQGPWTLWQMICWGLMGVTGGMYKRIGGRGDRFTLSVIGAIWGYLFGWIMNIWHWVTFVYPLNLKSFIATYASSFWFDTLHALGNVIFLYYLGPDVINVLERYKRRLKVYEIPPESLDKR, encoded by the coding sequence ATGAATAGTAGAACATGGTCATTTATTAGTCTTTTTGTCATAGGGTTGTCCATCGGAGGATTTTTTATACTATATGAAAAGAGGCGCATGTCGCCTAAGGAGATCGCATTGGTTGCCAATCTATCGGCCCTAGCAGGCCTTGGAAGGGTACCCTTTGCAGCTATTCCAAGTGTTCAGCCTACTTCTTTTCTGGTGATTATATCTGGTTATGTATTCGGTCCTGTTACAGGCTTTGCAGTGGGTGCTTTGGCAGCAGTATCCTCTAATATATTCTTAGGTCAAGGCCCATGGACTTTGTGGCAGATGATATGCTGGGGTCTTATGGGTGTAACGGGGGGGATGTATAAGAGGATAGGCGGGAGGGGGGACAGGTTTACCCTTTCCGTAATAGGTGCCATATGGGGATATCTCTTTGGCTGGATAATGAATATATGGCACTGGGTAACCTTTGTGTATCCATTGAATCTAAAGTCATTTATAGCGACCTATGCATCAAGCTTTTGGTTTGATACATTGCATGCATTGGGAAATGTGATATTTTTGTATTACCTAGGTCCTGATGTGATAAACGTGCTTGAGCGATATAAAAGGAGGCTCAAGGTATATGAAATTCCTCCGGAGTCACTGGATAAAAGATAA
- a CDS encoding ABC transporter ATP-binding protein → MQIFKIQNLIYYYPERAYRALDDITLSIDEGEFVFLAGRSGCGKSTLLKTMAGLLPDFYGGRIGGSIRYRDRELREWDKSKLPWEIGMVFQDPETQVCMTVVEHEVVFGMENLGVPLNEMRQRAAESMAMLNLTTIKDRSIFEISGGQKQKVVLAGVLAMHPKVLILDEPTSQLDPIAANEILDYIYRLNREWGITVILSEQRIERCFDMADRMLVMDGGSIVFDGTPRSAVAWHDDRLKYFMPPVSNIFRGANMDSIPINIKEGREIIKKMPSVKCKPSISNEKPNIRGDILVEGKRVNYAYPDGDFSVKDLNFTFHSVEVSAIFGENGTGKTTLLKLISGILKPKRGSIRTYGDVGYISQNPNDYLFSNTVYDQLLFALDLKGIKDDGRIDEMLKKLHIYKYRDVNPRDLSSGERQRVAIGTVMVSNPSIVVMDEPTRGMDGIVKEALCSIIDGFVEDGKGVIMVTHDMEFAAKIATRAIIMADGSIVADGEIHDILGSSFYYSTQTARLFRDISPDAITADEGISVLRQIDAKGRIKTDRC, encoded by the coding sequence TTGCAGATATTTAAAATACAGAATTTAATATACTATTATCCGGAACGGGCCTATAGGGCACTTGATGATATAACTCTCTCCATAGATGAGGGGGAGTTTGTATTTTTAGCAGGGCGCTCGGGGTGTGGTAAGTCCACCCTTCTAAAGACCATGGCCGGTTTGTTGCCAGACTTTTACGGTGGCAGGATAGGAGGGAGTATAAGGTATAGGGATAGGGAGTTGAGGGAATGGGATAAATCTAAGTTGCCATGGGAGATAGGCATGGTGTTTCAAGATCCTGAAACACAGGTATGCATGACTGTGGTGGAACATGAGGTGGTCTTTGGCATGGAAAACCTAGGTGTGCCCCTAAACGAGATGAGGCAGAGGGCAGCTGAAAGTATGGCCATGCTTAACCTTACCACTATAAAGGATAGGAGCATTTTTGAAATATCAGGTGGTCAAAAGCAAAAGGTGGTTTTAGCAGGCGTCCTTGCAATGCATCCAAAGGTGCTCATATTGGATGAACCCACATCCCAATTAGATCCAATTGCTGCAAATGAGATTTTGGACTATATATATAGGCTGAATAGGGAATGGGGTATAACAGTAATACTCTCGGAGCAGCGCATAGAGAGGTGTTTTGATATGGCAGATAGGATGCTCGTAATGGATGGTGGCAGTATAGTGTTTGATGGTACTCCCAGAAGCGCTGTGGCGTGGCATGATGATAGGCTTAAATATTTTATGCCACCCGTATCTAATATATTTAGAGGGGCGAATATGGACTCTATACCCATAAATATAAAGGAAGGCAGGGAAATTATAAAGAAAATGCCTTCTGTAAAGTGTAAACCTTCCATATCGAATGAAAAACCTAATATCAGGGGCGATATACTGGTAGAGGGTAAAAGGGTTAATTATGCCTATCCAGATGGAGATTTTTCCGTGAAGGATCTAAACTTTACATTCCATAGCGTCGAAGTATCAGCCATATTTGGTGAGAACGGTACTGGAAAGACTACATTGCTAAAGCTCATATCAGGTATATTAAAGCCTAAACGGGGTAGCATCCGAACATATGGGGATGTTGGGTACATATCCCAGAATCCAAATGACTATCTGTTTTCAAATACCGTATATGACCAGCTATTGTTTGCCCTTGATTTAAAGGGAATAAAGGATGATGGCAGGATAGATGAAATGCTAAAAAAGCTCCATATATATAAGTACCGGGATGTAAATCCTAGGGATCTATCAAGTGGTGAAAGGCAGCGGGTAGCCATAGGAACTGTAATGGTGTCTAATCCATCAATAGTTGTAATGGATGAGCCAACAAGGGGTATGGATGGGATAGTGAAGGAGGCTTTGTGCAGTATAATAGATGGCTTTGTAGAGGATGGTAAGGGTGTAATTATGGTAACCCATGACATGGAGTTTGCAGCAAAGATTGCAACACGGGCCATCATAATGGCCGATGGCAGTATAGTAGCTGATGGGGAAATTCATGATATATTAGGCAGCTCATTCTATTATTCAACTCAGACGGCAAGGCTTTTTAGGGATATAAGTCCTGATGCCATAACAGCTGATGAGGGCATAAGCGTTTTAAGACAGATAGATGCTAAGGGGCGTATTAAGACAGATAGATGCTAA